The Stigmatella aurantiaca DW4/3-1 genome contains the following window.
AGTCTATCCTTGACCTGGAGAGGATGAGAGCCCGGATGCCCCGTGCCCGTCCCGCACCGCCCGCACTCGACGAAGAAGCCCTTGTCCATCGGTTTCCCGGGCTAGACCGGCGTGTCCTCGGCGCCTATTACACGCCCGCCTCCTTGGTGGAACGCACGTTGGGGCTCGCTTTGACGCACCTGGACAGCGGGCCGCTGTCCATCGTGGATCCCGCCTGTGGTGCCGGTGCGTTTCTGTCCGCCGCCGCACGCTTGCGGCCCGAGGCGAACCTGCTCGGCCTGGAAGTCACGGCGCCCGCCGCCCAGCTGTGTCAGGCCCGCGTGCCATCGGCCAAGGTGTTCGTGGGAGATGCCTTGCGAGGGGGCCTGGAGCCGCTGCTGACGCACATCCCCGCGGCCCACCAGGAGCTGTGGGTGGGCAACCCGCCCTACAACGGCACCTCTCCCGTGCTCAAGGACCGGCCCGCCTATGCCCGGCTCCGCTCGCTGCTGCCGGTCGCGCTGCCCTCCGGCACGAGCCTGAGGGATGACTTCGCCTTCTTCCTCCTCGTCGCCGCGCACCGGCTCACCACCCGTCCCGGGGTGCTCGCCTTCATCACCCCGTCCAGCCTCCTCGACGCCTTCCTCTATGCCCCGCTGCGCCAGGCGCTGCTCGACATGCTGAAGCTGCGCCAGGTGGTGGATCTGGGCGCGGGGGCGTTCGCCAACACCCAGGTCCGCACCTGCATCACCGTCTGGAGTTCCCTGCCCGGCCCCACCGTTCCCACCCACTTCGAGAAAACGGGCGGGAACAGCACGTTCATCCCCTCGCCTCCCGAGTGGCGGCTCGCCCCCACTCCCCACGAGGCAACGGAACTCGATGCGCGCTGGCAGACGCGGGGAGAGCCCCTCACCCAACTGGTTCCCGTGAGCCTGCCCGGGGTGAAGACCCGCTTCGATGAGCTGCTGGTGGACGAA
Protein-coding sequences here:
- a CDS encoding N-6 DNA methylase, with the translated sequence MPRARPAPPALDEEALVHRFPGLDRRVLGAYYTPASLVERTLGLALTHLDSGPLSIVDPACGAGAFLSAAARLRPEANLLGLEVTAPAAQLCQARVPSAKVFVGDALRGGLEPLLTHIPAAHQELWVGNPPYNGTSPVLKDRPAYARLRSLLPVALPSGTSLRDDFAFFLLVAAHRLTTRPGVLAFITPSSLLDAFLYAPLRQALLDMLKLRQVVDLGAGAFANTQVRTCITVWSSLPGPTVPTHFEKTGGNSTFIPSPPEWRLAPTPHEATELDARWQTRGEPLTQLVPVSLPGVKTRFDELLVDEDPERLLERLRHFARISPRGLNGFMKAHGIPSALLPKLRALKQGPAFLVDPAQVRPFFRYAGARHRGALPPEARAFCYLDRRLIPRGDHRLRGPYDPHRGEVKLLFNVRELPLSAALLEEEGCVHDHRHARFAPLFVPQRIREEGLGITRDARSPQALGPLVPNLSPRGLAWAEQLGGPLAAFRELVRFLNSPPVQRIWAPAFGASRVLPIPLTDA